In Mobula hypostoma chromosome 10, sMobHyp1.1, whole genome shotgun sequence, a single genomic region encodes these proteins:
- the cldn2 gene encoding claudin-2: MANTAMQLVALIVCIIGMIGTLSATIMPQWSITAHIGSNVITAIIYMKGLWWTCAMFSTGVFQCETYNSVLELPTDLQAARALMVISVAVSMLAITVSVVGMKCTVCARDSPIKDKVAGTGGVLFIIAGLMGLIPVAWTMNEVIRSFHDPLIPSDLKFEIGESLYLGVVAAGLTIIGGVMLSLSFIDTKSDHYRRRPMSYQNPATNRSAPPRSAASLHSKAPKSEFNSYNLTGYV, from the coding sequence ATGGCTAACACTGCCATGCAACTGGTAGCCTTGATTGTGTGCATAATTGGCATGATTGGGACATTGTCTGCTACTATTATGCCACAGTGGAGTATCACAGCACACATTGGATCAAACGTTATAACTGCCATTATCTACATGAAAGGGTTGTGGTGGACGTGTGCCATGTTTAGCACTGGTGTCTTTCAGTGTGAGACCTACAACTCTGTTTTGGAACTTCCAACTGATCTTCAGGCTGCTCGAGCCCTGATGGTCATCTCCGTTGCCGTCTCAATGCTCGCTATTACAGTCTCCGTGGTTGGCATGAAATGTACTGTGTGTGCCAGGGATTCTCCAATAAAGGACAAGGTTGCTGGAACGGGAGGAGTTTTGTTTATCATAGCAGGACTTATGGGCTTGATACCTGTGGCATGGACAATGAATGAAGTGATAAGGAGCTTCCATGACCCCTTAATTCCAAGTGACCTCAAGTTTGAAATTGGTGAGTCCTTGTACCTTGGGGTTGTTGCTGCTGGTTTGACCATCATTGGCGGAGTCATGCTGTCCCTGTCATTTATAGATACAAAATCTGATCACTACAGAAGACGACCAATGTCCTACCAAAATCCTGCAACAAACCGTTCTGCTCCTCCACGGTCAGCTGCATCTCTTCATTCAAAAGCACCAAAATCAGAATTCAACTCTTACAATCTGACTGGTTACGTGTAA